The genomic DNA GAAACAAGGGATGGTAGTTGCCGTTTGAACTATGACATGAGAATACGTATTCAAACACCACTAAGTTGGTTTTTGGTCAGTATTGATATTGACAACATGTTATTACTGTAGAACTATTTTTATCTAGTAGTACAGACTACAGAGTTTCTTGTTTCCCAACAATGCTTCCCGGATTGGTCACTTTCCTCTAATTGCCTCGTGGAACTGTAACAGGACACTTCTATATATATAGCTGCTAAAGCAAGATACTTTACAGCTAATGCCGTCAAGGGTTGGCTAACCCCTCACCCATTGTTTCAGAAACCTCTTTACAGCTTTCTTCTAGTTGCTTCCTTCATGTTTCATCCTCAATGTCTAATTATTAGTGTCGAAATTTATTATGGGTATTAACTATTCATATACTTGGATTTACTTACCAATTTGAGTTTTGATTCTAGAATACGTGGTtataattttcttataataataataataggaaaaaggaaaaaaacccATTGGAATCAATCTGGGTTTCCCGTTCAAGAATGCTCCCATTGGCAAATGGCATTGGCAGCTTGTTCAATCAACTCATGTGCTGGTAGCTTCTCTTGCGACAGCTTTCGTCTGTGGGAAGTGGCCGCGTGTTGCCTCCACGTGCTCCATGCTACCGTTTTTCTGTGGACTCTGAATCATGTTAAACTAAATGAATTGTCCTTCTTGCTTATTCCCGTGATCAACGTTCAGGTGTTCAATTTAAATAATGATTCTATGGTTATCAAGTTTTACATAATTTTATGCTATAGTAAACTTAAACTGTGCCaacaggtgtcttattattgtaTACAGTAATAACTTATGGCTTCATCAATCATCCAAAACCTGACAGGTAAAATATACTAGATTTCTAAGGATGGATGACTTGGTGACGTGGGCGTTACTCATTCCCAAAATGATACCATCGGGCTAGGTTAATTTAATAACCAACGTGTGGTAATATATTTTCAACTTTTTATAAATAGAATTAGTGCTTCTTTTGGGTTGGTGGAATTAACCCATTATTGATGTAATCTGGTCaatattttgaataaattaatgaaattaagTCCCTTGACCTTGAAAATAAGTCATGATCTTAAGACGGAATATCCTCCTCTTGAAGCAAAAAGGTTCTCGAAATAGGATTCCCAGCAATTCCTATGGTTTCCAAAACCTTGGCTTTGCTTCTGGTTTtgtttttcaattcaaaatcaaaaGGATTTGTGTCCCAACAAGCACAAAACACGCGGCAACTATGGAGAAAAATCAGTGAAAGTGAACTAACAGGTGCAGCGTTCAAAAACCATGGTTACTTACAGCCCAACTCATCACGCATTTGGTTGACCACTTGACCCCCTTTTCTTTAGCGTTGCATCccattaatattttaacattattgaGACTCGGTGATACTGATAGGGCTACTATTAAGGCCTATAACCAAATCTTATTATATTAATGCAGATTAATTAGTATTTGTTTTATACATATCTCATGAGTGTGTCAAGACCCAACTTTACAAGATTGATTcttatgaataaaatatgagttacgtttttaatttcaaaatattaatatctgatctataattttatatttaaacttatgactattttctatttattttataataagatgTTTCTATAGAgtaatttaacaaaaataaaatgaattcaaCACTTATTTACAATATTCTTGAGTtatagttttataattaaattttatagagAAAATGACCTTGATAAAGCTTAGTTTATATTTAGAAATTTTACTCATtcctaaataaatttatttaaaattcaatgtaattattttaaaaaaattaattaagtttttattgttgtttttatccaattaagtttaaaaattgtaaaattttatgttggtcaaaaagtaaatttattattattttttaattttatttatttttactgttaaaaacttTTGTGGTTGATGAATAATTAAATAGTTACAAGCAGTGTTACTATTATCTCATTCTCGACGTACAAGTATTAGTTTTAACATTAAAAATAGATagaattttaacataaaattcaatttactttttaatctaatgtatatagattaatttatccattttttagtaaaaaaagtaaaatgcaatccaaaataaaaactataaagtagttatgaaatcaaatttttacgatagtaaaatataatttcatcattttaataatgtatatctttataattttaaaaattaaattaaatttgtatatttttaaaaaaattaaaatataattttatatttattaatttaaaatttaaaaaaatttaaatgaaaaaattcattttaaggaCCCGCACCCTACCAGCTTGCCTAGTATGGCGTCTGCTATAAAGGCCTCCTCATAGTAGTTTTACTAGCATGGTACGAGTATAAAACCCACTAATCTATTAGCTGTTAACAGCTACATTAGTAGGAATGttaatatttggttaatgatggttacaaattgattgaattaatcattttaaaagcTGAAATTTAATGTAAGGAgagcttaattttattttaaaaaatcagtAACCCAAAAATAAACGCAAGGATGCCGCAGTCTAAGCCTTAGTGAAACTGCAAGAAATTAATTTATCTTATtgttaattgaattaatttagttataatatcattaaaattatatatttattattttaaaaaatatcattTATATGAGTGATTTATCTCTAATTTACGAGGATTATTAAAGGAGGGATTCCTTGTGTTTGGTGCATTTGGAACAACATAAAACTCTTCACCTTTCAAAGTATACCTTGAAACCCTTTTGAGATCATCAAAGTCTCCTATAGCTGGGTAAAGTAGTACATCTCAATTCATAAGAACACTTATGAGGATAGCTCCAGTCAGATATTGATAGATAATTGGGTTCTTTTAAATATTGATGGTACTATTAAATTGGACTTAGGAATTGGAACTACTGGGGGAGTGGTGTGTGATGGGAATGGTGATTGGATTTTTGGATATGATTGACATTTGGGGCAGCATTCGGTATTTGAAGCCTAATTATGAGGTATTTTGGATGGTCTGATGTTCTTTAAAAACCAAGGCTATGAAAAGGTAGTGATTCAATCTAATAATTTGCAAGTGGTTAAAGCTATCCAAGACAATCCATTGGGAGACTCGAATTTAGTTTTGATCAAGGGGATTCAACAAATTTTTCAACATGAAAGTCATTGGCTTTTAAGGCATGTTTCTAAAGAAAAGAATCAAGTTACTGATTGCATAACAAAAATATCTTTTGATAAAAAGAAAGATTTACAATTGTTTGAGAGTCTGCCTAGGGAAATAAAAGAAGTCTTAATTCCCGATAGATTAGAAGGCAATTGTGGCcaaattaatttagtttaattcCTTTTGTTTGTTTTCgttaaaaaagaaaatattttaaagtttttgtagttttgtaaatgaaatattttatttgaattgaattgcaaTTGAAAAAATAATTGTCAGGATATGTTTTATACAATAAATGTTAACTCTGTTAcaatttaaagttattttattttatttaatggtatagggactaaatttaaaTCATTTAAGGAGGACTAATTTGATATTGTCATTATAATATAGGGATCTGCACAGTAGTTAACCTAATTTAGAAAGAACGAATGTGTCCATACGTTGCAGCGCCACATTAATGTGTCCTACGTAGGCAATTAGTTAGTAAAAGAGAAGCGCGTGAGGGTGATTTCTTGCCTCGCAATCACATTAATGATGGTACCGAATCTGCCCATAAAACATCTCCCAGCCGTAGTACTGTGCATTCAAAAAACAGCAATACTTGTACGAGGGGAAAAATCATCCATAGGAACTAGAAAACAAATCCACCCGGTCCACTCCCAGAGAAAAAACCGCCCCCTGTATCATTTTCCCTTTTAAATTCCATTATTTTCCACTTCACCTCACATTCACATTCAAACTATTTCACCAAAACAAAAGGTTTTCCTCTCCTCCTTTGATTTACTCTGGCATTTTTCTTCGCCCGATttcctattttttttctttgaaatggATACGAAGATTGGATCACTCGACAACTGCAAGCCTGCTTCCAACGACGTTTGCTCTCCGGTAAACGGCACCGTTTCCACCATTCAAGGTTCCGTTTCCCCCGCCGTTGTCAACTGCTCTGAAGCCACTCTAGGCCGCCACCTGGCTAGGCGGCTTGTTCAGATCGGAGTGAACGATGTTTTCTCTGTTCCCGGGGATTTCAACTTGACTTTGCTTGACCATTTGATTGCCGAGCCTGGGCTTAACCTCATCGGCTGCTGTAATGAACTCAACGCTGGGTACGCCGCTGATGGTTATGCTCGATCACGTGGCGTTGGTGCCTGCGTTGTCACATTCACCGTTGGTGGGCTCAGCGTTTTGAATGCCATCGCCGGTGCTTACAGTGAGAGTCTCCCTCTTATCTGCATTGTGGGAGGACCCAACTCTAATGACTATGGAACTAACCGGATTCTTCACCACACTGTTGGCTTGCCTGATTTTAGTCAAGAGCTCAGATGTTTCCAGACTGTTACTTGCTATCAGGTTATATTCTATCCTTTCCCCTGTTATTAAATACTATTGCTGTAGTTTTTTGTTTAATCAGGAAGATGCTAAATATGGTGTCTTTGGTTTTCTCTAGGCTGTGGTTAACAACTTGGAGGATGCTCATGACATGATCGACACAGCTATTTCAACTGCTTTGAAAGAAAGCAAGCCTGTTTATATCAGCATCGGCTGTAACTTGGCCGCAATTCCTCATCCCACTTTTGCCCGTGAGCCCGTTCCATTTGTACTCTCTCCAAAGTATGCTTTTGTCCTTCTCTTTACAAGTTTCAGATTGTTCAGAAATTAATTTTCACGTCAcgtacttcttttttttttttgttttcttaatgGGTGTAGATTAAGTAATAAGATGGGATTAGAGGCAGCGGTGGAGGCAGCTGCAGAGTTCTTGAACAAGGCCGTGAAACCCGTTTTAGTCGGTGGACCAAAGCTACGTGTTGCCAAGGCATGCGAGGCTTTTGTTGAGTTGGTTGATGCTGGTGGCTACGCCGTGGCGGTAATGCCATCGGGTAAAGGGCTTGTCCCTGAACATCATCCTCATTTCATTGGGACGTATTGGGGAGCTGTTAGTACTGCATTTTGTGCTGAGATCGTTGAATCTGCTGATGCTTACTTATTCGCTGGACCTATTTACAATGATTATAGCTCTGTTGGGTACTCTTTGCTTCTTAAGAAAGAGAAGGCGATTATTGTGCAGCCTGATCGGGTGATCATTGGTAATGGGCCTGCATTTGGGTGTGTTTTGATGAAAGACTTCCTTAGAGAGCTTGCCAAGAGGCTTAAGCACAATAATACTGCTTTTGAGAATTACCATAGGATTTTTGTTCCTGAGGGACAACCTTTGAAGGCAGCACCTAAAGAGCCTTTGAGGGTCAATGTTTTGTTCCAACATATACAGAAGATGCTTTCCAGTGACTCTGCCGTGATTGCTGAAACTGGGGATTCTTGGTTTAACTGCCAGAAGCTGAAGTTGCCCGCAGGATGTGGGTGAGTATTAGGGAAGGAGCTTTTTATGTTATGAGTTAAATTCCAAAGATGGGTTTTTTAATTTGACATTGAACTCAAAAACTTTTGCGCAGGTATGAATTCCAAATGCAGTATGGATCAATTGGGTGGTCAGTTGGCGCTACTCTTGGATATGCACAGGCTGTTCCAGAGAAACGTGTCATCGCTTGCATTGGTGATGGTAGTTTTCAGGTACTTACTGTCATTTTTGGCCAGTAATAATATTTTTTGCGTGGAAAAACACATGCACTAATAAATTGATTCACATGTGTATAATGTTCTTGTTTTGGGTACATCTTTATAATGTTGGTGGTGATTGGTTCAATAGGTGACCGCACAAGATGTGTCCACAATGCTGCGATGTGGGCAGAAGACCATAATTTTCCTCATAAACAATGGTGGGTACACCATTGAAGTAGAGATTCATGATGGACCGTACAATGTGATCAAGAATTGGAACTATACTGCCTTGGTTGATGCAATTCATAATGATGAAGGCAAGTGCTGGACAACCAAGGTGAGTCAAATTCAAACCCCGTACATTGCTTGAATGAATCAAAAGAAGTTGCTGACATTGATAAAATTTCTTGATATAATACTAAAAAAATTGATATTGTTTTAGGTATTTTGTGAGGAAGAGCTCATTGAAGCAATTGAGACGGCAACAGGAGCGAAGAAGGACTGCTTATGCTTCATTGAAGTGATCGTTCACAAGGATGATACTAGCAAAGAACTGTTGGAGTGGGGCTCCAGGGTTTCTGCTGCGAATAGCCGACCCCCAAATCCTCAGTAAATTCTTGGTGCTGCCTTCAGCACATGATGCTTTATGGTTTGACCTATTTAAGTTTGATGAAAATTTATGGTATGAAAGCCGAGTTTTTCaacatttttccaaaatttgtggAGTGCTTGCTTATATTTGTGTACATTCACTTTTAATGTCGTTTCCGGTAATGAATGCAATGTTCTGGTTTTATATCTCTTTTGTCTTTTGTTGACAACTTGGTGAGTAGTGTAAGGTACTATTTTTCATAATAAAGGCGGAAAGGCAATAGTTACAATCGAATCATGAATGAAAAAAATTTCTAATTGCCgattcttattttattaaatatattaaattaaaattttgttatagtATAACAAGTTTCATATTATTACACATAAATTTAAAGGCATATATGTTTGAAAAAATATATGATAATTTAAATCATTAACTTATTTAGATTCTAAAActattattttagaaattttgaattttaaaattattttgaatttttttgtaattttgttgagaGTAGGATGAGTAAAATTCAATTCGATtgaaaaattcgataaaaatttaaattttgaattaaatagtttgagttatttgagttaatcaagttattcatatcaac from Gossypium arboreum isolate Shixiya-1 chromosome 9, ASM2569848v2, whole genome shotgun sequence includes the following:
- the LOC108453774 gene encoding pyruvate decarboxylase 2 — translated: MDTKIGSLDNCKPASNDVCSPVNGTVSTIQGSVSPAVVNCSEATLGRHLARRLVQIGVNDVFSVPGDFNLTLLDHLIAEPGLNLIGCCNELNAGYAADGYARSRGVGACVVTFTVGGLSVLNAIAGAYSESLPLICIVGGPNSNDYGTNRILHHTVGLPDFSQELRCFQTVTCYQAVVNNLEDAHDMIDTAISTALKESKPVYISIGCNLAAIPHPTFAREPVPFVLSPKLSNKMGLEAAVEAAAEFLNKAVKPVLVGGPKLRVAKACEAFVELVDAGGYAVAVMPSGKGLVPEHHPHFIGTYWGAVSTAFCAEIVESADAYLFAGPIYNDYSSVGYSLLLKKEKAIIVQPDRVIIGNGPAFGCVLMKDFLRELAKRLKHNNTAFENYHRIFVPEGQPLKAAPKEPLRVNVLFQHIQKMLSSDSAVIAETGDSWFNCQKLKLPAGCGYEFQMQYGSIGWSVGATLGYAQAVPEKRVIACIGDGSFQVTAQDVSTMLRCGQKTIIFLINNGGYTIEVEIHDGPYNVIKNWNYTALVDAIHNDEGKCWTTKVFCEEELIEAIETATGAKKDCLCFIEVIVHKDDTSKELLEWGSRVSAANSRPPNPQ